From Melitaea cinxia chromosome 23, ilMelCinx1.1, whole genome shotgun sequence, the proteins below share one genomic window:
- the LOC123665298 gene encoding uncharacterized protein LOC123665298: MAKSKGHTVIRLPPYHCQYNAIEMIWAQIKGCAARLNTTPPFTANKMMTLLEKCCSEVTPDNWRKVVEKTKKLCYDDWDRDVRYDTLEDQPLLINVGDSSCSSDSESETQTLMSLSDSE, translated from the exons ATGGCAAAATCTAAAGGTCACACAGTGATTCGGTTACCGCCATACCACTGCCAATATAATGCCATTGAGATGATATGGGCGCAAATCAAAG GTTGTGCAGCCAGGCTTAACACCACTCCGCCATTTACAGCCAATAAAATGATGACATTATTAGAAAAATGTTGTAGTGAAGTGACTCCGGATAATTGGAGGAAAGTCGTAGAAAAGACCAAAAAACTTTGCTACGATGATTGGGATCGAGATGTGCGATACGACACTCTTGAAGATCAACCATTATTGATAAATGTAGGTGACAGCAGTTGCAGTTCAGATTCCGAGTCTGAGACGCAAACACTCATGTCATTATCAGATTCAGAATAA